A DNA window from Corallococcus soli contains the following coding sequences:
- a CDS encoding phytanoyl-CoA dioxygenase family protein gives MTSEQDARAELNARIDRDGFAILSRGISPETVEALLQELHPVSDGANTQRRGGVRNLLENVPAVRELARSVPVREAAEAILGPRCFAVRGLLFDKTPDANWKVLWHQDLTIAVRERRDLPGFGPWSEKAGVPCVQPPTQVLEDMVAVRVHLDDCGEANGPVRILAGSHREGRLSAALIPRWLERTEPQDCLVPRGGLLVMRPLLLHASSPARVPAHRRVIHLEFAAHALSGGLQWHARV, from the coding sequence ATGACATCCGAACAGGACGCACGCGCGGAACTGAACGCACGCATTGATCGCGACGGCTTCGCCATCCTTTCGCGAGGCATCTCCCCTGAAACGGTGGAGGCCCTGCTCCAGGAACTGCACCCGGTGAGTGACGGCGCGAATACGCAGCGACGCGGGGGCGTGCGCAACCTCCTGGAGAACGTGCCCGCCGTTCGTGAGCTGGCCCGCTCGGTCCCTGTGCGCGAAGCCGCGGAGGCCATCCTGGGCCCCCGCTGTTTCGCGGTGCGGGGGCTGCTCTTCGACAAGACCCCGGACGCGAACTGGAAGGTCCTCTGGCACCAGGACCTCACCATCGCCGTGCGCGAGCGACGCGACCTCCCCGGCTTCGGCCCCTGGTCGGAGAAGGCGGGTGTGCCCTGCGTGCAGCCTCCCACGCAGGTGCTGGAGGACATGGTCGCCGTGCGCGTGCACCTGGACGATTGCGGCGAGGCCAATGGCCCGGTGCGGATCCTCGCGGGCTCGCACCGTGAAGGACGCTTGTCCGCAGCGCTCATCCCACGCTGGCTCGAACGCACGGAGCCGCAAGACTGCCTCGTGCCCCGGGGAGGCCTGCTGGTGATGCGTCCCCTGTTGCTGCACGCATCCTCGCCGGCCCGCGTCCCCGCCCACCGCCGGGTCATCCACCTGGAGTTCGCCGCGCATGCCCTGTCCGGCGGGCTCCAATGGCACGCGCGAGTCTGA
- a CDS encoding S1C family serine protease — protein MKLLQQLSDDLESLVAGAAPAVVGVEHARGHGTGLFLTPDGYVLTNRHVVMRTPKRLVVQLHNGEERRATLVGGDAPTDLAVVRAEGDDFPTLPLADPETVKVGQLVMAIGNPFRLEQSVSLGVVSAINRSITLPDGVILEGMLQTDAAINPGNSGGPLLDTHGRVVGLNTLVLPYAQGIGFAVSATTAAWVAGLLIQRGRVDRKFLGIAATAVNLEPALARDTGQLRAVRVLKVQEGTPADDAGLQPDDLLLGINSRPVNSVDDLQRLMALANDEAVHLDVLRKGRRKGVSARARKRIEPVAA, from the coding sequence ATGAAGCTGTTGCAGCAGTTGTCCGATGATCTGGAGTCCCTCGTCGCTGGTGCCGCGCCAGCGGTGGTGGGCGTGGAGCACGCGCGCGGCCACGGCACCGGCCTGTTCCTCACGCCGGACGGCTACGTGCTCACCAACCGGCACGTCGTGATGCGCACGCCGAAGCGACTCGTCGTGCAGCTCCACAACGGCGAGGAGCGCCGGGCCACGCTGGTGGGCGGGGATGCTCCCACCGACCTCGCGGTGGTGCGCGCGGAGGGAGATGATTTTCCCACGCTGCCGCTGGCGGATCCGGAGACGGTGAAGGTGGGCCAGCTCGTGATGGCCATTGGCAATCCCTTCCGCCTGGAGCAGTCGGTGTCGCTGGGCGTGGTGAGCGCCATCAACCGCTCCATCACCCTTCCCGACGGCGTCATCCTGGAGGGCATGCTCCAGACGGACGCGGCCATCAACCCAGGCAACTCCGGCGGGCCGCTGCTCGACACGCATGGGCGCGTGGTGGGGCTCAACACGCTGGTGCTGCCGTATGCACAGGGCATCGGCTTCGCGGTGAGCGCGACCACGGCGGCCTGGGTCGCGGGCCTGCTCATCCAGCGCGGCCGGGTGGACCGGAAGTTCCTGGGCATCGCCGCCACGGCGGTGAACCTGGAGCCCGCGCTCGCTCGCGACACGGGCCAGCTCCGGGCCGTGCGCGTGCTGAAGGTGCAGGAGGGCACCCCGGCCGACGACGCCGGACTCCAGCCCGACGACCTGCTGCTCGGCATCAACAGCCGGCCCGTCAACAGCGTGGACGACCTGCAACGGCTGATGGCGCTGGCCAACGACGAAGCGGTGCACCTGGACGTGCTGCGCAAGGGCCGCCGCAAGGGCGTCTCCGCCCGCGCACGCAAGCGCATTGAACCCGTGGCGGCGTGA
- a CDS encoding HNH endonuclease codes for MPSDNDQAIRLAAFKALEGLVERYGDVLPWDAIQEGFMLHREQHLFANRTRGIFWPRQMQETALSIKTTVPRGSRVARYDDDNVASDGAFLYKFQGTDVEARDNRRLVRAQQLDAPLIYFYGIEPGLYQPLWPVYISDVDLPSHSFHVMVSAPDTARLLQPQRYAADAKALTWERRYTTVLAKKRLHQVAFRRHVLRAYEERCAVCGFPRTELLDAAHILPDHDVRGHAEVPNGLALCRLHHGAFDTNLMGFRPNGVIELAPSLLATQDGPTLEHALKGFVGKTLQLPRSNELRPKKLYLEERYERFRKVG; via the coding sequence ATGCCCTCCGACAACGACCAGGCCATCCGGTTGGCGGCCTTCAAGGCCCTGGAGGGACTGGTGGAGCGGTACGGCGACGTGCTGCCCTGGGATGCCATCCAGGAAGGCTTCATGCTCCATCGCGAGCAGCACCTGTTCGCCAACCGGACGCGCGGCATCTTCTGGCCCCGGCAGATGCAGGAGACCGCGCTGTCCATCAAGACCACCGTGCCGCGCGGTTCACGGGTGGCTCGCTACGACGATGACAACGTGGCCTCGGACGGGGCCTTCCTCTACAAGTTCCAGGGCACGGACGTGGAGGCCCGCGACAACCGCCGGCTCGTGCGCGCGCAGCAATTGGACGCGCCCCTCATCTACTTCTACGGCATCGAGCCCGGCCTGTATCAGCCGCTGTGGCCCGTCTACATCTCCGACGTGGACCTGCCGTCGCACTCCTTCCACGTCATGGTGTCCGCGCCCGATACGGCGCGACTGCTCCAGCCCCAGCGCTACGCGGCGGACGCGAAGGCACTTACCTGGGAGCGCCGCTACACGACGGTGCTGGCCAAGAAGCGCCTGCATCAGGTCGCCTTCCGCCGACACGTCCTGCGCGCCTACGAAGAGCGCTGCGCGGTGTGCGGCTTTCCTCGCACGGAGCTACTGGACGCGGCCCACATCCTTCCCGACCACGACGTCCGGGGACACGCGGAGGTCCCCAACGGGCTGGCGCTCTGCCGACTCCACCACGGCGCCTTCGACACGAACCTGATGGGCTTCCGTCCGAACGGAGTCATCGAGCTGGCCCCCAGCCTGCTCGCCACCCAGGACGGACCGACCCTGGAACACGCGCTGAAGGGCTTCGTCGGAAAGACTCTCCAACTGCCTCGCTCCAACGAGCTGCGACCCAAGAAGCTCTACCTGGAAGAGCGCTACGAGCGCTTCCGCAAGGTGGGCTGA
- a CDS encoding ROK family protein, producing MPGTTLTARLMPALAEALALLVMRHAPDAAYLSGGLAELDGFQAALKEATVALPCPVHVAPTPRFAPVHAGLHMLEAQGFNTPVCVDVGQTSIKCARPGSTRVFERDLTHLPPLFIGQPRPRDGHHIRDTVVFIAGALNTFLKEDARTAPDALCLALPCPLDEDLTPGGCTYGFEGAASFVPDILARAGLPEAGGPVFVLNDAELAAESARRDARVTGQRVLCLSLGFGPGGALLDQG from the coding sequence GTGCCGGGCACCACGCTCACGGCGCGCCTCATGCCGGCGCTGGCAGAGGCGCTCGCGTTGCTCGTGATGCGACACGCCCCGGATGCGGCGTATCTGAGTGGAGGGCTGGCGGAGCTGGATGGCTTCCAGGCCGCGCTGAAGGAAGCCACGGTCGCCCTGCCCTGCCCAGTCCACGTCGCGCCCACGCCCCGCTTCGCGCCCGTGCACGCGGGCCTGCACATGTTGGAGGCACAGGGATTCAACACACCAGTCTGCGTGGACGTGGGCCAGACCAGCATCAAGTGCGCGAGGCCCGGCTCAACGCGTGTCTTCGAGCGGGATCTCACCCACCTGCCACCGCTGTTCATCGGACAGCCACGTCCCAGGGACGGCCACCACATCCGGGACACCGTGGTTTTCATCGCGGGCGCGCTGAACACATTCCTCAAGGAGGACGCACGGACCGCGCCGGACGCGCTGTGTCTCGCATTGCCGTGTCCGCTGGATGAGGACCTGACACCAGGAGGCTGCACCTACGGCTTCGAGGGTGCGGCGTCGTTCGTGCCGGACATCCTCGCCCGCGCCGGGTTGCCCGAAGCAGGAGGCCCGGTGTTCGTGCTCAACGACGCGGAGCTGGCGGCCGAATCCGCTCGGCGCGACGCCCGGGTCACGGGGCAGCGGGTGCTGTGCTTGTCACTGGGTTTCGGCCCAGGAGGAGCGCTGCTCGACCAGGGGTGA
- a CDS encoding asparagine synthase-related protein, with amino-acid sequence MPLRTPAASPSGRTYLRGLSARTVLDLLCHTRAAHAVPDSGLAVRLPRVIRPGHTCEDEDALAARLLSIWSDTVRAHVEAGPHEVSLSGGVDSAALCAMVARHAPGRVRAWTMDVHFADAVERSNARRMAQVTGAELVDVRIPDAVLPDLFEQAVLANQTVILNARAVASFAFYLEAHRLGAGPVLLSGAGADEVLQGTPGAMASAKARVDEDRVLAVEVLRPGALAALVDEAPVPTTGHVTVDNLRASFSGDPRDHEDGLGAPGGAVDNSGTPLGQAKARDQKSAARAASPAGETGAVPSGTRGRDQTVPSRAGLQPVDNLRGVSEGVNSDHTPASPPVDNLGDVLAALPAPWELSPVDASASGELRYAEWVLRELILPPELRGARAQGLTVRTPYLDPDFARMALALPESVLMRDGFGKWLFRHAVRSLVPDEVRLARKLPRYGHTALSSPVRSLWLELYRAWLCPERLEPLQVIDPQAVSRLLERYTRLSPEDARAGVMDRLLMRLVSLAMLQAHAEAHPPCPES; translated from the coding sequence GCCCTCCGGAAGGACGTACCTGCGCGGCCTGTCCGCCCGAACGGTGCTCGACCTGCTGTGCCACACGCGCGCGGCCCATGCGGTGCCTGACTCCGGGCTCGCCGTGAGGCTGCCTCGCGTGATTCGGCCGGGGCACACGTGTGAAGATGAAGACGCACTCGCGGCGCGGCTGCTGTCCATCTGGTCCGACACCGTGCGAGCCCATGTGGAAGCCGGCCCCCACGAGGTGAGCCTGAGCGGTGGGGTGGACAGCGCGGCCCTGTGCGCGATGGTCGCGCGACATGCCCCCGGCCGGGTGCGCGCGTGGACCATGGACGTGCACTTCGCGGACGCGGTGGAGCGGAGCAACGCGCGGCGGATGGCACAGGTGACGGGGGCGGAGTTGGTGGACGTACGCATCCCCGACGCCGTGCTGCCGGACCTGTTCGAGCAGGCGGTCCTCGCCAACCAGACCGTCATCCTCAACGCCCGCGCCGTGGCGAGCTTCGCGTTCTACCTGGAGGCCCACCGGCTGGGCGCCGGCCCCGTCCTCCTGAGCGGCGCGGGCGCGGACGAGGTCCTCCAGGGCACCCCGGGCGCCATGGCCTCCGCAAAGGCCCGTGTGGATGAAGACCGGGTCCTCGCCGTGGAGGTCTTGCGGCCCGGCGCGCTGGCCGCGCTGGTCGACGAGGCCCCGGTGCCCACGACGGGCCATGTCACTGTGGACAACTTGCGGGCCTCGTTCAGCGGCGACCCGCGCGATCATGAGGATGGCCTTGGAGCCCCCGGGGGGGCTGTGGACAACTCGGGAACACCTCTGGGTCAGGCCAAGGCCCGCGATCAGAAGTCGGCGGCCCGCGCTGCATCGCCCGCTGGGGAAACCGGGGCCGTTCCCTCTGGAACCCGTGGTCGCGATCAAACAGTGCCCTCGCGCGCCGGGCTCCAGCCTGTGGACAACTTGAGGGGTGTTTCCGAGGGCGTGAACAGCGATCACACTCCAGCGTCCCCCCCTGTGGACAACCTGGGGGACGTACTCGCGGCGCTGCCCGCTCCGTGGGAGCTGTCCCCGGTGGATGCATCCGCATCCGGCGAGCTTCGCTACGCCGAATGGGTGCTGCGGGAGCTCATCCTCCCGCCCGAACTGCGAGGCGCCCGGGCCCAGGGCCTCACCGTCCGCACGCCGTACCTGGACCCGGACTTCGCTCGGATGGCGCTCGCGCTGCCGGAGTCCGTGCTGATGCGGGATGGGTTCGGCAAATGGCTGTTCCGTCATGCGGTGCGTTCGCTCGTGCCCGATGAGGTGCGCCTCGCGCGCAAGCTGCCCCGATATGGACACACCGCGCTCTCCAGTCCGGTGCGTTCGCTTTGGCTGGAGCTGTACCGCGCCTGGCTGTGCCCCGAACGACTGGAGCCCCTCCAGGTCATCGATCCCCAGGCGGTCTCCCGCCTGCTGGAGCGCTACACGCGCCTGTCGCCCGAGGACGCTCGGGCCGGGGTGATGGATCGATTGTTGATGCGACTCGTGTCCCTGGCCATGCTCCAGGCCCACGCCGAGGCGCATCCCCCATGTCCCGAGTCCTGA
- a CDS encoding S1C family serine protease: MSTDALQALSQSIATVVERIAPSLVRVEARRRRGASGIVWDADGHILTTSHAVEHEGSIQVGLADGRSVSAELVGRDPSTDLALLKADATGLTALAPAPLDGVKVGNVVLALGRPGRTARATLGIVSAFGGDWRTHAGGQVDRYLETDADLPPGFSGGALVDAQGRFLGIPTAAFSRTAAVVIPGDTLTRVANSLREHGGIRRGYLGVGAYPVRLPREIDGTKAGLILLSVDPEGPAQKAGLLLGDVLVSLGGQSLHGVEDLLGYLGDEKVGTSLQAKVLRAGELREVPVTVGKRS, translated from the coding sequence ATGTCCACCGACGCCCTCCAAGCCCTCTCGCAGTCCATCGCCACCGTCGTCGAGCGCATCGCCCCCTCCCTCGTCCGCGTGGAGGCCCGCCGTCGCCGGGGCGCCAGCGGCATCGTCTGGGACGCCGACGGTCACATCCTCACCACCAGCCACGCCGTCGAACACGAAGGCTCCATCCAGGTGGGCCTCGCGGACGGTCGCTCGGTGTCCGCCGAGCTCGTCGGCCGTGACCCGAGCACCGATCTCGCCCTCCTCAAGGCCGACGCCACCGGGCTCACCGCGCTCGCGCCCGCGCCGCTTGATGGCGTGAAGGTCGGCAACGTCGTGCTGGCCCTCGGCCGTCCGGGACGCACCGCCCGGGCGACGCTCGGCATCGTCAGCGCGTTCGGCGGTGACTGGCGCACGCACGCGGGCGGGCAGGTGGACCGCTACCTGGAGACGGACGCCGACCTGCCGCCCGGCTTCTCCGGAGGCGCGCTGGTGGATGCGCAGGGCCGCTTCCTCGGCATCCCCACCGCGGCCTTCTCCCGCACCGCCGCCGTCGTCATCCCCGGCGACACGCTGACGCGCGTGGCGAACTCGCTGCGGGAGCACGGCGGCATCCGCCGAGGCTACCTGGGCGTGGGCGCCTACCCGGTGCGCCTGCCCCGTGAAATCGACGGCACGAAGGCGGGGCTCATCCTGCTGTCGGTGGATCCGGAAGGGCCCGCGCAGAAGGCCGGGCTGCTGCTGGGCGACGTGCTGGTGAGCCTGGGCGGCCAGTCGCTGCACGGCGTGGAGGACCTGCTCGGCTACCTGGGCGACGAGAAGGTGGGCACGTCCCTCCAGGCCAAGGTGCTGCGCGCGGGGGAGCTGCGCGAAGTGCCCGTCACCGTGGGCAAGCGTTCGTGA
- a CDS encoding glycosyltransferase, translating into MSRVLIATSPEKGHLNPMVGVAQWLRRLGHTVGWLCIPEPTSQLDGLGVEVLRLPHRETQPPGIETGGEALAKLVLDDVALGKWIRGLLLDAAPAFLEPVREVVRAFRPDVMALDGMQYAAVLAAHTEGIPWAGVSSALTLLEPRPDIPLLRNVRALANDRQALFQKHGFDARFRTCECLSPRLNVIFATEAFLGPDAGVPPNTLLVGPSVPPESRGDEVSFPWERLGGKPMLYVSFGSQISYQPELFRLIAEAARPFNVTLVLCAGELADTDFPNTLAGDVVAVPYTPQRQVLERAAAFISHGGANSVMEAMTAGVPMLLLPVCNDQPVQAHFLEKSGAGLARDPKHLTVETCREAIAQLLAPASPMRERVAEISRSYRGHDGARVAAERIAGLVA; encoded by the coding sequence ATGTCCCGAGTCCTGATCGCCACCTCGCCCGAGAAGGGCCACCTCAATCCCATGGTCGGGGTGGCTCAATGGCTGCGCCGCCTGGGGCACACCGTGGGTTGGCTGTGCATCCCCGAACCGACCTCGCAGTTGGACGGACTGGGCGTGGAGGTCCTGCGCCTGCCTCACCGTGAAACCCAGCCCCCCGGCATTGAAACGGGAGGCGAAGCGCTGGCGAAGCTGGTGCTGGACGACGTGGCCCTGGGCAAGTGGATCCGTGGCCTGCTGTTGGACGCGGCTCCCGCATTCCTGGAGCCGGTGCGCGAGGTGGTGCGCGCCTTCCGCCCCGACGTGATGGCCCTGGACGGCATGCAGTACGCGGCGGTGCTCGCGGCGCACACGGAAGGCATTCCGTGGGCAGGCGTGTCCTCCGCGCTCACGCTGCTGGAGCCTCGGCCGGACATTCCCTTGCTGCGCAACGTGCGAGCACTCGCGAACGACCGGCAGGCGCTGTTCCAGAAGCATGGCTTCGACGCGCGCTTCCGCACCTGTGAATGCCTGTCGCCCCGGCTCAACGTCATCTTCGCCACCGAGGCCTTCCTGGGCCCGGACGCGGGAGTCCCGCCGAACACGCTGCTCGTAGGGCCCTCGGTTCCGCCCGAGTCCCGGGGCGACGAAGTGTCCTTCCCGTGGGAGCGCCTGGGAGGCAAGCCCATGCTGTACGTGTCCTTCGGCAGCCAGATTTCGTATCAGCCGGAGCTGTTCCGTCTCATCGCGGAGGCCGCGCGGCCCTTCAACGTGACGCTGGTGTTGTGCGCGGGCGAGCTGGCCGACACGGACTTCCCGAACACGCTGGCCGGTGACGTGGTGGCGGTGCCTTACACGCCGCAGCGACAGGTGCTGGAGCGCGCGGCCGCGTTCATCTCCCACGGAGGCGCCAACTCCGTGATGGAGGCGATGACGGCGGGCGTGCCGATGTTGCTGCTGCCGGTGTGCAACGACCAGCCCGTGCAGGCGCACTTCCTGGAGAAGTCCGGAGCAGGGCTCGCCAGGGACCCAAAGCACCTCACGGTGGAGACATGCCGAGAGGCCATCGCCCAGCTCCTGGCGCCCGCGTCACCGATGCGCGAACGGGTGGCGGAGATCTCCCGGTCCTACCGGGGCCACGACGGCGCCAGGGTCGCCGCCGAACGCATCGCCGGACTCGTCGCGTGA